Proteins co-encoded in one Amphritea atlantica genomic window:
- the rpsT gene encoding 30S ribosomal protein S20 yields the protein MANSAGSRKRARQAEKRRQNNASLRSMVRTYVKRVAAAIESGDHAAATAAFVTAQPLMDSAVTKGIFNKNQVARKKSRLNASIKKLAA from the coding sequence GTGGCAAATTCCGCAGGATCCCGTAAACGCGCTCGCCAAGCCGAGAAGCGCCGTCAAAATAACGCGAGTCTGCGTTCCATGGTTCGCACTTACGTTAAAAGAGTAGCGGCAGCTATCGAATCTGGCGATCACGCAGCTGCAACAGCAGCATTCGTTACAGCTCAGCCTTTAATGGATAGCGCTGTAACCAAAGGCATTTTCAACAAGAACCAGGTTGCTCGCAAGAAGAGCCGCCTGAATGCCTCTATCAAAAAGCTGGCTGCATAA
- the lspA gene encoding signal peptidase II: MVKPRTALSWLWLVVVVIALDLFTKYQASTLLPYGVPHPQLPVFDLTLLHNTGAAFSFLAQAGGWQRWFFALIAIVVSTVLLIWMARTSYQQRWLGIGLALVLGGALGNLYDRVVQGYVIDFISLHYNGYYFPAFNLADTAITIGAGMLIIDMLWFSETSHKSK, encoded by the coding sequence ATGGTAAAGCCCCGTACAGCACTGAGCTGGCTCTGGCTGGTAGTGGTGGTTATCGCGCTGGATCTGTTTACCAAATATCAGGCCAGCACGTTGCTACCCTATGGCGTTCCGCATCCTCAATTACCGGTCTTTGACCTGACGTTACTGCATAATACCGGTGCCGCATTCAGTTTTCTGGCTCAGGCCGGAGGCTGGCAGCGCTGGTTTTTTGCCCTGATTGCGATTGTTGTCAGTACCGTCCTGCTGATATGGATGGCCCGTACTTCATATCAGCAGCGCTGGCTGGGCATTGGTCTGGCGCTGGTGTTGGGTGGTGCACTGGGAAATTTGTATGACCGGGTTGTGCAGGGCTATGTGATCGACTTTATCTCGCTGCACTATAATGGCTATTACTTTCCGGCGTTTAATCTGGCGGATACGGCCATTACAATCGGTGCAGGCATGCTGATTATCGATATGTTATGGTTCTCTGAAACCAGTCATAAATCCAAATAA
- a CDS encoding peptidylprolyl isomerase — MSEFNSPGATHQTIAPDAKVTLHFAIKLEDGQVVDSNFEANPATFVVGDGQLLDGFENALLGMQAGDEAVIDILPEQGFGMSNPNNMQRIPRKQFGDMALEKGLVISFADASDGELPGMVAEFDERMVTVDFNHPLAGKNLKFEVKILSVE, encoded by the coding sequence ATGTCAGAATTTAATTCACCAGGGGCGACACACCAGACAATAGCGCCTGATGCTAAGGTAACCCTCCATTTTGCTATTAAGCTGGAAGATGGTCAGGTGGTTGATTCTAATTTTGAAGCAAATCCAGCCACTTTTGTTGTCGGTGATGGTCAGCTGCTCGATGGCTTTGAAAACGCACTGTTAGGCATGCAGGCTGGCGATGAAGCGGTAATCGATATACTGCCGGAGCAGGGTTTTGGCATGTCCAACCCAAATAATATGCAACGTATCCCCCGTAAGCAGTTCGGTGATATGGCCTTAGAAAAAGGCTTGGTAATTTCTTTTGCTGATGCATCTGATGGCGAGTTACCCGGCATGGTCGCTGAGTTTGATGAACGGATGGTCACGGTCGACTTTAACCACCCGCTGGCGGGTAAAAATCTTAAATTTGAAGTTAAGATTCTCTCGGTTGAATAG
- the obgE gene encoding GTPase ObgE, whose product MKFVDEATITVEAGKGGNGTLSFRREKYVARGGPDGGDGGDGGSVFVEADESLNTLIDYRFQPRYSAQNGKGGQSRNCTGAKGEDLIMKVPVGTTVVDIDTDEVLADLTKVGQIEKIAQGGFHGLGNTRFKSSVNRAPRQTTSGSLGETRNVKLELKVLADVGLLGLPNAGKSTFIRSVSAATPKVADYPFTTLVPNLGVVSTEKHKSFVIADIPGIIEGAAEGAGLGIQFLKHLARNRILLHLVDMAPWDDVAPADAALVIVRELEKFSPTLAAQPRWLVLNKLDMVPEEEQEERCQAVVDALGWEGPVYRISAINKMGTQQLVQDIQVLLDQLAAQLAEDPELVEAELQVRRAIDREGRERIEQMRAEVRAKRRGDDDFDDDDFDDDDYDVEVEYVKN is encoded by the coding sequence ATGAAGTTTGTAGATGAAGCGACGATTACTGTAGAAGCCGGTAAAGGAGGGAATGGTACCCTCAGCTTCCGGCGTGAGAAATATGTTGCTCGTGGTGGTCCTGATGGTGGTGATGGTGGTGATGGTGGTTCAGTGTTTGTTGAGGCGGATGAGTCGCTCAATACGCTGATCGATTACCGTTTTCAGCCCCGTTATAGCGCGCAGAATGGTAAGGGCGGTCAGAGCCGTAACTGCACGGGCGCCAAGGGTGAAGACCTGATCATGAAAGTACCGGTGGGTACTACTGTGGTTGATATCGATACCGATGAGGTGTTGGCTGACCTGACTAAGGTGGGTCAGATTGAGAAGATCGCTCAGGGTGGTTTTCATGGTCTGGGTAATACTCGTTTTAAGAGTAGTGTCAATCGGGCGCCGCGTCAGACAACCAGTGGTAGTCTGGGTGAGACCCGGAATGTGAAGCTGGAGCTGAAGGTTCTGGCGGATGTGGGATTGTTGGGATTGCCGAATGCGGGTAAATCTACCTTTATTCGCTCAGTGTCTGCGGCCACGCCTAAGGTGGCTGATTATCCGTTTACAACGCTGGTGCCAAATCTGGGTGTCGTCAGTACCGAAAAGCATAAGAGCTTTGTGATTGCGGACATTCCCGGAATTATTGAGGGGGCTGCTGAAGGGGCCGGGCTGGGGATTCAGTTTCTTAAGCATCTGGCGCGTAACCGTATTTTGCTGCATCTTGTAGATATGGCGCCCTGGGATGATGTGGCTCCGGCTGATGCTGCCCTGGTTATTGTCAGGGAGCTGGAAAAGTTTAGCCCGACTCTGGCGGCGCAGCCGCGCTGGCTGGTGCTGAATAAGCTGGATATGGTGCCGGAAGAAGAGCAGGAAGAGCGTTGTCAGGCGGTGGTTGATGCGTTGGGCTGGGAAGGTCCTGTTTATCGCATATCGGCGATTAATAAGATGGGTACCCAGCAGCTGGTGCAGGATATTCAGGTGCTGCTTGATCAGTTGGCTGCGCAGTTGGCTGAAGATCCTGAATTGGTCGAGGCTGAGCTTCAGGTGCGTCGGGCAATCGACCGGGAAGGTCGGGAGCGAATCGAGCAGATGCGCGCAGAGGTCCGTGCTAAGCGCCGTGGTGATGATGACTTTGACGATGATGACTTTGACGATGATGATTATGACGTTGAAGTTGAATATGTGAAAAATTAG
- the rpmA gene encoding 50S ribosomal protein L27 — protein MAHKKAAGSTRNGRDSESKRLGVKRFGGQVVAAGNILVRQRGTKFHAGVNVGMGKDHTLFATADGVVKFVVKGPQKRKYITVETA, from the coding sequence ATGGCTCATAAGAAGGCGGCAGGTAGTACCCGTAACGGTCGTGATTCCGAGTCGAAACGCTTAGGTGTTAAGCGTTTCGGTGGTCAGGTAGTAGCAGCAGGTAACATCCTGGTGCGTCAGCGTGGTACTAAATTCCACGCTGGTGTAAACGTTGGTATGGGTAAAGACCATACTCTGTTTGCAACTGCAGACGGCGTTGTTAAGTTTGTTGTTAAAGGCCCGCAAAAGCGTAAATACATTACTGTAGAAACCGCTTAA
- the ribF gene encoding bifunctional riboflavin kinase/FAD synthetase, which yields MELIRGLHNLRDKHKGCVATIGNFDGVHLGHQQVLAQVLRKGRELGLPAVVIIFEPQPREFFSGNQAPPRLTRFDEKVRLLKANGVDRVLCLTFNERLRTMSADQFVDELLLKGLSVRHFVVGDDFRFGCDRSGDYNMLRHSGERYGFSVVNTETFDVDGERVSSTRIRAALQSNDLVLAERLLGRPYRVTGRVMHGQQLGRTIGVPTANIRMHRFHCPLNGVYAVTVTGKNLSAEGVANVGMRPTVNGKQPVLEAHLFDLDCDLYGQLLSVEFKAFIRPEKKFEGLEKLKQQIENDIKQVRNYFLTGAL from the coding sequence ATGGAGCTGATTCGGGGTCTGCATAATCTGCGTGACAAGCATAAAGGCTGTGTCGCAACGATCGGCAACTTTGATGGCGTGCATCTGGGTCATCAGCAGGTATTGGCTCAGGTTCTTCGCAAAGGGCGAGAGCTGGGGTTGCCGGCGGTTGTGATTATTTTTGAACCCCAGCCACGAGAGTTTTTTTCCGGTAATCAGGCACCACCCCGCCTGACCCGTTTTGATGAAAAGGTTCGCTTACTCAAGGCAAATGGCGTGGACCGGGTGCTATGCCTGACCTTCAACGAGCGTTTGCGGACCATGAGTGCCGACCAGTTTGTCGATGAGTTGTTGTTAAAGGGACTGTCGGTGAGGCATTTTGTCGTGGGTGATGACTTCCGTTTTGGTTGTGATCGCAGTGGCGACTACAACATGCTGCGACATAGCGGTGAACGTTATGGCTTCAGTGTGGTTAACACCGAGACCTTTGATGTGGACGGCGAACGGGTCAGCAGTACCCGGATCCGGGCGGCGCTGCAGAGCAATGACCTGGTTCTGGCTGAACGGTTGTTAGGCCGGCCTTACCGGGTGACCGGGCGGGTTATGCATGGCCAGCAATTAGGGCGCACCATCGGCGTCCCCACGGCAAATATACGGATGCATCGTTTCCACTGCCCGCTGAACGGTGTATATGCAGTGACAGTGACGGGTAAGAATCTGTCTGCTGAAGGGGTGGCTAATGTAGGCATGCGCCCGACGGTAAATGGTAAACAGCCAGTGCTGGAAGCGCATCTGTTTGATCTGGACTGTGACCTTTACGGTCAGTTGCTGAGTGTGGAATTTAAAGCCTTTATCCGTCCTGAAAAGAAGTTTGAGGGGCTGGAAAAACTGAAACAACAGATAGAAAACGATATTAAACAGGTCAGAAATTACTTTCTGACAGGTGCCTTGTAA
- the rplU gene encoding 50S ribosomal protein L21: MYAVIVSGGKQYRVQEGHTLKLEKLAVEAGSNVEFDRVLLVANGDDVKIGAPVVEGAKVTAEVVSHGRAKKVHIMKFKRRKHHMKQMGHRQHFTEVKITGINA; encoded by the coding sequence ATGTACGCAGTAATTGTGAGCGGTGGTAAGCAATACCGAGTTCAGGAAGGCCACACGCTGAAGCTGGAAAAGCTGGCTGTAGAAGCTGGTTCAAATGTTGAATTTGACCGTGTTTTGCTGGTAGCTAACGGTGATGATGTTAAGATCGGTGCACCAGTTGTTGAAGGTGCTAAGGTTACAGCTGAGGTTGTAAGCCACGGTCGCGCTAAGAAAGTTCATATCATGAAGTTCAAGCGTCGTAAGCATCACATGAAACAGATGGGTCACCGTCAGCACTTCACCGAAGTAAAAATCACTGGCATTAATGCCTAA
- the ileS gene encoding isoleucine--tRNA ligase, with translation MTDYKPTLNLPNTKFPMRGNLAQKEPQMLKQWQKMDLYQKIREVCAGREKFILHDGPPYANGDIHIGHAVNKILKDIIVKSRTIAGFDAPYVPGWDCHGLPIEHNVEKKIGKAGVKVSYGDFRKKCREYASRQVEGQKKDFIRLGVLGDWENPYLTMNFATEANIIRALGKITENGHLVKGYKPVYWSVVGGSALAEAEVEYQDKTSLAIDVRFAPVDPDAFLSCFEDLSGEGEASVVIWTTTPWTLPANQAVSLNAELDYVLVQVGGERLLIAEALVEDTLQRYGIEAHKIVGRCKGEALEHQQLQHPFYDRQVPVILGDHVTTEAGTGAVHTAPDHGVEDFNVGRVYGIGTLNLVGPDGVYTEHAGEFAGQHVYKVEDAIVAALEANDRLILKKPFSHSYPHCWRTKTPLIYRATPQWFISMEEKGLKRDALEAIKQVEWFPGWGQNRIESMVEQSPDWCISRQRTWGVPIALFVNKTTAELHPETPRLIEEVALRVEKTGIDAWFDLDASELLGDEADQYEKVLDTLDVWFDSGVTHYSVLDRTEGLQFPANMYLEGSDQHRGWFQSSLKTSIAIKGCAPYKQVLTHGFTVDGDGRKMSKSVGNVVSPQEVMNKYGADILRLWVASTDFSSEMTVSDEILKRTADAYRRIRNTARFLLANLDGFNPETDMLAPADMVALDRWAVDRAARLQDELTGHYDQYQMLQVYQKVSHFCSLDLGGFYLDIIKDRQYTAKGDSVARRSCQTALYHIIEAMVRWIAPILSFTADEIWSELPGERAESVQLATWYTDLAKLDGAAELGRDYWQQILAVKTAVNKELENQRNAGHIGGSLEAEVTLYCVPELQAQLEKLEDELRFVLITSKAAVRSADDATDAVATELQGLSVSVVKSSQAKCGRCWHHREDVGNHAEHEDLCERCVDNVAGDGEQRRFA, from the coding sequence ATGACCGATTATAAACCGACCCTGAACTTACCGAATACTAAGTTCCCGATGCGCGGCAATCTGGCTCAGAAAGAGCCTCAGATGCTGAAACAGTGGCAGAAGATGGATCTGTACCAGAAGATTCGCGAAGTCTGCGCAGGTCGTGAGAAATTTATCCTGCATGATGGGCCTCCCTATGCGAACGGCGATATCCATATCGGTCATGCGGTGAACAAGATTCTGAAGGATATAATCGTTAAGTCCCGTACCATAGCTGGCTTTGATGCCCCTTATGTGCCGGGCTGGGACTGCCATGGTCTGCCGATTGAGCATAATGTTGAGAAAAAGATTGGCAAAGCCGGTGTGAAAGTCTCATACGGCGATTTCCGTAAAAAGTGCCGTGAATATGCTTCTCGTCAGGTGGAAGGTCAGAAGAAAGACTTTATCCGTCTGGGCGTACTGGGTGACTGGGAAAACCCATATCTGACCATGAACTTCGCAACCGAAGCCAACATTATCCGGGCGTTGGGTAAAATCACCGAAAACGGTCACTTGGTGAAAGGCTACAAGCCGGTTTACTGGAGCGTTGTGGGCGGTTCTGCTTTGGCAGAAGCGGAAGTGGAGTATCAGGATAAAACATCACTGGCAATCGATGTGCGTTTTGCGCCGGTTGACCCGGATGCATTCCTCAGTTGCTTTGAGGATCTTTCGGGAGAGGGCGAGGCCAGTGTGGTGATCTGGACCACAACTCCCTGGACATTGCCTGCTAACCAGGCGGTATCACTCAATGCTGAACTGGACTATGTGCTGGTGCAGGTGGGGGGGGAACGGTTGCTGATCGCTGAGGCTTTGGTGGAAGATACGCTGCAGCGTTACGGAATCGAAGCGCATAAGATCGTCGGTCGCTGTAAAGGTGAGGCGCTGGAGCATCAGCAGCTGCAGCATCCGTTCTATGACCGACAGGTACCGGTCATTCTGGGTGATCATGTTACTACCGAAGCGGGGACCGGGGCCGTGCATACCGCGCCAGATCACGGTGTGGAAGACTTTAATGTGGGGCGTGTTTACGGTATCGGAACCCTGAATCTGGTTGGCCCAGATGGTGTTTATACTGAGCATGCCGGTGAATTTGCCGGACAGCATGTCTACAAAGTAGAGGATGCCATTGTAGCGGCGCTGGAGGCCAATGACCGGCTGATTCTGAAAAAGCCTTTCAGCCATAGTTATCCACACTGCTGGCGGACCAAAACCCCCTTGATTTACCGTGCTACGCCACAGTGGTTTATCAGCATGGAAGAGAAAGGCCTGAAGCGCGATGCGCTGGAAGCGATTAAGCAGGTTGAGTGGTTCCCGGGCTGGGGTCAGAACCGTATTGAATCGATGGTAGAGCAGAGCCCTGACTGGTGTATCTCCCGTCAGCGGACCTGGGGTGTGCCGATCGCCCTGTTTGTTAATAAGACAACGGCTGAGCTGCATCCTGAAACTCCGCGCCTGATCGAAGAGGTCGCGCTACGTGTGGAAAAAACCGGTATTGATGCCTGGTTTGATCTTGATGCCAGCGAACTGCTGGGTGATGAAGCGGATCAGTATGAAAAAGTTCTTGATACCCTGGATGTCTGGTTTGACTCCGGTGTGACTCATTACTCCGTGCTGGACCGGACGGAAGGTCTGCAGTTTCCTGCCAATATGTATCTGGAAGGTTCTGACCAGCATCGTGGCTGGTTCCAGTCTTCACTGAAGACCAGTATCGCTATCAAGGGCTGTGCGCCATACAAGCAGGTGCTGACTCACGGCTTTACCGTTGACGGTGATGGCAGAAAGATGTCCAAGTCGGTGGGTAACGTTGTCTCTCCGCAGGAAGTGATGAATAAGTACGGCGCTGATATTTTGCGTCTGTGGGTTGCTTCAACCGATTTCAGCTCTGAGATGACAGTCTCTGATGAAATTCTCAAACGTACTGCTGATGCTTACCGCCGGATCCGCAACACGGCCCGCTTCCTGCTGGCCAACCTGGATGGTTTTAACCCGGAAACGGATATGCTGGCGCCTGCAGATATGGTGGCGCTGGATCGCTGGGCGGTGGATCGTGCTGCCCGTCTTCAGGATGAGTTGACCGGTCATTATGACCAGTACCAGATGCTGCAAGTGTATCAGAAGGTTTCTCACTTCTGTTCGCTGGATCTGGGTGGCTTCTACCTGGATATTATTAAGGACCGCCAGTATACGGCTAAGGGCGATTCTGTTGCCCGTCGTTCCTGTCAGACGGCCCTCTATCATATTATCGAAGCGATGGTACGCTGGATCGCGCCAATCCTCAGCTTTACGGCGGACGAGATCTGGAGTGAGCTGCCTGGTGAGCGCGCTGAGTCTGTACAGCTGGCAACCTGGTACACCGATCTGGCGAAGCTGGATGGGGCGGCAGAGCTGGGGCGTGATTACTGGCAGCAGATACTTGCGGTGAAGACCGCCGTTAACAAAGAGCTTGAAAACCAGCGTAATGCCGGCCATATCGGTGGCAGTCTTGAAGCGGAGGTGACTCTGTATTGTGTCCCTGAGCTGCAGGCTCAGCTGGAAAAGCTTGAGGATGAGCTGCGCTTTGTATTGATCACGTCTAAAGCTGCTGTCCGGTCTGCGGACGACGCGACAGACGCGGTTGCAACCGAACTTCAGGGGCTGAGTGTCTCCGTGGTTAAGAGCAGCCAGGCAAAGTGTGGTCGCTGCTGGCACCATCGTGAAGATGTGGGTAATCATGCTGAGCATGAGGATCTCTGCGAACGTTGCGTAGATAATGTCGCCGGTGATGGTGAACAGCGTCGCTTTGCATAA
- the ispB gene encoding octaprenyl diphosphate synthase, whose amino-acid sequence MLPHQLNPVIEPQFEAVNDYIINHLHSGVPLVEKIGHYIVESGGKRIRPLLVLLAANAAGYQGEQHISLAAVIEFIHTATLLHDDVVDNSELRRGNDTANAKWGNAPSVLVGDFLYSRSFQIMVEINKMEIMKVISNATTIIAEGEVLQLLNARNPDTSEESYMQVILGKTAMLFEAATETGAILAGADKAQQEALRLYGRHIGIAFQIIDDVMDYLSSAEEMGKNVGDDLAEGKATLPLIHAMREGSDEQRKLIRQAIRKGGLDDLQPIMDIVHATGSIDYSRNTAYAEADKAIKALDALPDSSFKQTMIQLADLAVKRSS is encoded by the coding sequence ATGCTGCCACATCAGTTAAATCCAGTTATCGAGCCGCAATTTGAAGCGGTAAACGACTATATTATCAACCACTTACACTCAGGTGTACCACTGGTTGAAAAGATCGGACATTACATAGTAGAAAGTGGCGGCAAGCGGATCAGACCCCTACTAGTATTGCTTGCAGCCAATGCCGCAGGCTATCAGGGAGAACAACACATCTCTCTGGCAGCGGTTATCGAGTTTATTCACACAGCAACATTACTCCACGACGACGTAGTGGATAACTCCGAACTACGCCGCGGCAACGATACTGCGAACGCTAAGTGGGGCAACGCCCCCAGCGTCCTGGTCGGTGACTTCCTCTACTCCCGCTCATTCCAGATCATGGTTGAGATCAATAAGATGGAGATCATGAAGGTTATCTCCAACGCCACCACCATTATCGCCGAAGGCGAAGTGCTACAATTACTGAACGCCCGTAACCCGGATACCTCCGAAGAGTCCTATATGCAGGTGATTCTGGGCAAAACCGCAATGCTGTTCGAAGCCGCCACAGAGACCGGTGCGATTCTGGCGGGCGCTGACAAAGCTCAACAGGAAGCGCTGCGCCTCTATGGGCGCCATATCGGTATTGCCTTCCAGATTATTGATGATGTTATGGATTATCTCAGCAGTGCCGAGGAGATGGGCAAGAATGTCGGCGACGACCTGGCCGAAGGCAAAGCCACCCTGCCGCTGATCCATGCGATGCGCGAAGGCAGCGACGAGCAGCGCAAACTGATCCGTCAGGCAATTCGTAAAGGCGGCCTCGACGACCTGCAACCGATCATGGATATTGTTCATGCCACCGGCTCAATCGACTACTCCCGCAATACCGCCTACGCTGAAGCCGATAAAGCCATTAAAGCACTGGACGCTCTGCCAGACAGTTCGTTCAAACAGACCATGATTCAACTGGCAGACCTGGCGGTTAAGCGGAGCAGTTAA
- the murJ gene encoding murein biosynthesis integral membrane protein MurJ: MRSSALVGLMTMLSRVMGLIRDVVVANYFGAGSSADAFFVAFKIPNFLRRLFAEGAFSQAFVPVLSEYRSLKDLAAVKQLVNRVAGSLGLVLIIVTLLGVVGAPVLAAIFAPGFYLNDPLRYELAVEMLRYTFPYLLLISLTALSGSILNSYERFAVPAFTPVLLNLSLIGAAIWMQPLFEQPVMALALGVLIAGSLQLLFQLPFLWRIQLLPAPVLGFKDEGVKRILKLMLPALFGVSVSQINLLLDTLLASFLQTGSVSWLYYSDRLAELPLGVFGIAIATVILPSLSRRHAEKSTEHFSRTLDWAMRMVLLIGLPAAMALLVLAEPLIATLFHYGEMTDRDVTMAAMSLRAYACGLLAFMLIKVLAPGYFSRQDTKTPVKIGIVAMVVNMVLNLILIWPLAHAGLALATTLSAFLNAGLLLRGLLKEGVFCWQPGWFKWLMRVGLANILMIVFLLLLAGAPAQWLSFDIGQRVTNMTILVGGGAIVYALVLLVTGMRLRDLRH; the protein is encoded by the coding sequence CTGCGCTCCAGCGCGCTGGTTGGCCTGATGACTATGCTGTCACGGGTGATGGGTCTGATTCGGGATGTCGTGGTCGCTAACTATTTTGGTGCGGGCAGTAGTGCTGATGCCTTTTTTGTGGCCTTCAAAATACCTAATTTCCTGCGTCGGCTGTTTGCTGAAGGGGCTTTTTCTCAGGCTTTTGTGCCGGTGTTGTCGGAGTATCGCAGTCTGAAAGATCTGGCGGCGGTGAAGCAGCTGGTTAACCGGGTCGCCGGCAGTCTGGGGCTGGTGCTGATTATCGTGACGTTGTTGGGGGTCGTGGGAGCACCGGTGCTGGCCGCTATTTTTGCTCCCGGGTTTTATCTGAATGATCCGCTGCGTTACGAGCTGGCGGTGGAGATGCTGCGGTATACCTTTCCCTATCTGCTGCTGATATCGCTGACCGCCCTGTCGGGCAGTATTCTCAATAGTTATGAGCGCTTTGCGGTGCCAGCGTTTACCCCGGTATTGCTGAACCTGTCGCTGATCGGGGCGGCAATATGGATGCAGCCGCTGTTTGAGCAGCCGGTGATGGCTTTGGCGCTGGGGGTTTTGATCGCCGGATCCCTGCAGTTGCTGTTTCAGTTGCCGTTTCTGTGGCGTATCCAACTGCTACCTGCTCCGGTGCTTGGATTTAAAGACGAAGGCGTTAAACGGATACTGAAACTGATGCTCCCGGCACTGTTTGGAGTGTCGGTGAGTCAGATCAATTTGCTGCTGGATACATTGCTGGCCTCTTTTCTGCAGACCGGTAGTGTCTCCTGGCTGTATTACTCGGATCGTCTGGCGGAGTTGCCGCTGGGCGTGTTTGGTATTGCGATTGCGACGGTTATTTTACCCAGTCTGTCGCGCCGGCATGCGGAGAAAAGTACCGAACACTTCTCCCGCACGCTGGATTGGGCGATGCGGATGGTGCTGCTGATCGGCTTGCCGGCCGCGATGGCGTTGCTGGTGCTGGCTGAGCCACTGATTGCAACGCTGTTTCATTATGGAGAGATGACTGACCGGGATGTTACGATGGCGGCGATGAGCCTGCGTGCATATGCCTGCGGATTGTTGGCTTTTATGTTGATCAAAGTGCTGGCTCCCGGATATTTTTCCCGTCAGGATACTAAAACCCCGGTTAAGATTGGTATCGTTGCGATGGTGGTCAATATGGTGCTCAATCTGATACTCATCTGGCCGCTGGCTCATGCCGGTTTGGCGCTGGCGACGACGCTTTCGGCATTCCTGAATGCCGGGTTGTTGTTGCGGGGCTTGTTGAAAGAGGGCGTATTCTGTTGGCAGCCTGGCTGGTTTAAGTGGCTGATGCGGGTCGGTCTGGCGAATATTTTGATGATCGTTTTTTTATTGTTGCTGGCCGGAGCTCCGGCGCAGTGGCTGAGCTTTGATATCGGGCAGCGAGTCACCAATATGACGATTCTGGTAGGCGGTGGTGCGATTGTTTATGCATTGGTATTGCTGGTGACGGGGATGAGACTGCGGGACCTGCGTCATTAA
- a CDS encoding glutamate 5-kinase, giving the protein MSQARNRLKTSRRWVVKIGSALLTNDGEGLDLEAIGLWVDQLAQLRREGVEIVLVSSGSIAEGIVRLGWKDRPHEVYKLQAAAAVGQMGLVQAYETNFKRHNALTAQILLTHEDHSNRKRYLNAQATLKTLLSVGVVPVVNENDTVVTKEIRFGDNDTLGALVANLIEADALILLTDQSGLYTADPRSNPAATLISEAMASDCSLDAMAGSGGRLGQGGMATKVRAARLAARSGAVTVIASGREDDVLLKLRQAENLGTVLLPEQSPMAARKQWIAGHLQARGTLTLDAGAVAALVERGKSLLPTGVRAVTGSFSRGEMVVISDEHGHVIGRGLVNYGVEDAQKIIGHPSSYIETVLGFVGEQELVHRDNLVLA; this is encoded by the coding sequence GTGAGTCAAGCGCGTAATAGACTGAAAACCTCCCGGCGATGGGTGGTTAAAATTGGCAGTGCGTTACTTACAAATGATGGTGAGGGGCTTGATCTGGAGGCCATTGGTCTTTGGGTTGATCAGTTGGCTCAGCTGCGCCGCGAAGGAGTTGAGATTGTACTGGTCTCCTCCGGTTCTATCGCCGAGGGGATTGTTCGCCTTGGTTGGAAAGACCGCCCTCATGAAGTTTATAAGCTGCAGGCTGCGGCAGCGGTTGGGCAGATGGGACTGGTACAGGCCTATGAAACCAACTTTAAGCGGCATAATGCGCTGACGGCTCAGATTCTGTTAACCCATGAAGATCACTCCAACCGCAAGCGTTATCTTAATGCTCAGGCGACCCTGAAAACGCTGTTGTCGGTGGGGGTTGTGCCAGTAGTTAATGAGAATGATACCGTGGTGACCAAAGAGATTCGCTTTGGTGATAATGATACTCTGGGGGCGCTGGTGGCTAACCTTATTGAGGCTGATGCGCTGATTCTGCTGACCGATCAGAGTGGTTTGTATACTGCGGATCCTCGTTCCAATCCCGCTGCGACTCTGATCTCTGAGGCTATGGCCAGTGATTGTTCGCTGGATGCGATGGCTGGTAGTGGTGGTCGGCTGGGGCAGGGGGGTATGGCCACTAAGGTGCGTGCAGCCCGGTTGGCGGCGCGTTCGGGTGCGGTTACGGTCATTGCCAGTGGTCGTGAAGATGATGTGTTACTGAAGCTGCGACAAGCTGAAAATCTGGGTACGGTGTTGCTGCCTGAGCAGTCGCCGATGGCTGCCCGTAAGCAGTGGATTGCGGGTCATTTGCAGGCGCGGGGAACGCTGACGCTCGATGCGGGTGCGGTGGCTGCTTTGGTTGAGCGGGGCAAGAGTCTGCTGCCTACGGGTGTGCGTGCGGTCACCGGGTCTTTTTCCCGTGGAGAGATGGTGGTGATCTCTGATGAGCATGGCCACGTTATTGGTCGGGGCCTGGTCAACTATGGTGTTGAGGATGCGCAAAAGATTATCGGTCATCCGAGTTCATATATCGAGACGGTGCTTGGTTTTGTGGGGGAGCAGGAGTTGGTGCACCGGGATAATCTGGTGCTGGCTTAA